Proteins from a single region of Weeksella virosa DSM 16922:
- a CDS encoding 5'-methylthioadenosine/adenosylhomocysteine nucleosidase: MKHERIGILGAIPEEINYIIPLIENKREEKIGKRTFYIGKIGKHEVVLAYSRIGKVAAATTVSTLILHYNITQLIFTGVAGAIHPDVKIGDIVLARKLIQHDMNASPLMPRHEIPLLGKTYFEVDTKLLERSRKAANNTLLTNSFTEAEKDEFHLHHPTIHFGLIASGDLFFSTTKQKEKLNQRIQNILCVEMEGAAIAQICYEFSIPFCVMRVISDEANDESSIDFVRFIKHVGRVYSRSFIENLLK; this comes from the coding sequence ATGAAGCATGAACGAATCGGAATTTTAGGCGCAATACCCGAAGAAATCAACTATATAATCCCATTAATAGAAAATAAACGAGAAGAAAAAATAGGCAAAAGAACTTTCTATATCGGGAAGATTGGTAAGCACGAAGTGGTTTTAGCATACTCTAGAATCGGAAAAGTAGCCGCAGCAACAACGGTAAGTACTTTGATTTTACATTACAATATTACCCAATTAATTTTCACAGGCGTTGCAGGTGCGATTCATCCTGACGTGAAAATTGGCGATATAGTTTTGGCTAGGAAATTAATACAACATGACATGAACGCATCCCCGTTGATGCCACGCCACGAAATACCTCTTTTAGGAAAAACTTATTTCGAGGTAGACACTAAGTTGTTAGAAAGAAGCAGAAAGGCAGCAAACAATACCTTACTAACAAATTCTTTTACAGAAGCAGAAAAAGACGAATTCCACTTGCATCATCCCACAATTCATTTTGGTTTGATTGCTTCAGGCGACTTGTTTTTTTCTACCACTAAACAAAAAGAAAAATTAAATCAACGAATTCAGAATATTCTTTGCGTAGAAATGGAAGGTGCAGCAATTGCACAAATTTGCTACGAATTCTCTATACCGTTTTGTGTAATGCGAGTTATTTCTGATGAAGCAAATGACGAATCGAGCATAGATTTTGTTCGATTCATCAAACATGTAGGACGTGTATATTCTCGTTCGTTTATTGAAAATTTATTAAAATAA
- a CDS encoding N-acetylornithine carbamoyltransferase has product MKQFISVNDVENIDQLLEKALEIKADPFGQQAVGKNKTIGLIFFNPSLRTRLSSIKAAYNLGANAWVLNAGADSWTLEMGDGTVMNGDTQEHIKEAIQVMSAYCDVLGVRTFPKLEQKEEDYSEAMFNKVKDLSSVPVVSLESATLHPLQSFADLITIAEKINYNPANPPKEKVKVVMTWAPHPRRLPQAVPNSFAEWFTKVDWVDFTIAQPKGYELDAKFTHGANIVYDQEEALKGADFVYAKNWSSYEDYGAIIPQEKDWQVTIDKMKLTNDGKFMHCLPVRRNVVVADEVLDSSYSIVIEEATNRIYSAQTVFHEILKGLK; this is encoded by the coding sequence ATGAAGCAATTTATTTCTGTAAACGATGTAGAGAATATTGATCAATTATTAGAAAAAGCTTTAGAAATAAAAGCAGATCCATTTGGGCAGCAAGCAGTTGGGAAAAATAAAACGATTGGTCTAATTTTTTTCAATCCCTCTTTACGTACTCGTTTAAGCTCTATCAAAGCAGCGTATAATTTGGGTGCAAATGCATGGGTTCTAAATGCTGGAGCAGACTCTTGGACGCTAGAGATGGGTGACGGAACAGTAATGAATGGTGATACACAAGAGCATATAAAAGAAGCAATTCAGGTGATGAGTGCGTATTGTGATGTGTTGGGAGTGAGAACTTTTCCGAAATTGGAGCAAAAAGAAGAAGATTATAGTGAGGCAATGTTTAATAAAGTAAAAGATCTTTCTTCGGTGCCGGTAGTTTCATTAGAGAGTGCAACGTTACACCCATTGCAATCATTTGCAGATCTTATTACAATTGCCGAAAAAATAAATTATAATCCAGCAAATCCGCCAAAAGAAAAGGTAAAGGTTGTCATGACTTGGGCGCCGCACCCTAGAAGGTTGCCGCAAGCTGTCCCAAATTCATTTGCCGAATGGTTTACGAAAGTAGATTGGGTAGATTTTACAATAGCTCAGCCAAAAGGGTATGAGTTGGATGCTAAATTTACTCATGGTGCAAATATTGTTTACGACCAAGAAGAAGCACTGAAAGGAGCAGACTTTGTTTATGCAAAAAATTGGTCTTCGTATGAGGATTATGGTGCAATAATACCTCAAGAAAAAGATTGGCAAGTGACCATCGATAAGATGAAACTTACCAACGACGGAAAGTTTATGCATTGTTTGCCGGTAAGAAGAAATGTTGTGGTAGCAGATGAGGTGCTCGATTCGTCGTATTCTATCGTGATAGAGGAAGCAACAAACAGAATATATTCAGCGCAAACTGTATTTCATGAGATATTAAAAGGCTTGAAGTAA